A portion of the Calliphora vicina chromosome 5, idCalVici1.1, whole genome shotgun sequence genome contains these proteins:
- the sel gene encoding protein seele → MFYKVVILTLCAYIALSSAQKFTSEQVKCHVCKAVVQEIEDEVSKVDPAKRVDVSGFRLDASGNAISKSVPMAKSEMFLTEVMEKICDRMEDYLRATHKKTGKFMLMKIMVDGKMNPESSNVDFIQDEDLNKSLGHYCLEILEDHEEAFLKSFQSPTLDENLDIQICSSQSKYCKDAPLQEDYEFDDKDEL, encoded by the exons atgttttataaagttGTGATTTTAACACTTTGTGCTTACATTGCACTATCATCAGCTCAAAAATTTACCTCAGAGCAAGTAAAATGTCATG TTTGCAAAGCGGTCGTGCAGGAAATCGAAGATGAAGTTTCCAAAGTAGATCCCGCCAAGAGAGTAGATGTCAGTGGTTTCAGATTGGATGCCAGTGGAAATGCAATTAGCAAAAGTGTTCCTATGGCCAAATCCGAAATGTTTTTAACTGAAGTCATGGAAAAGATTTGTGATAGAATGGAAGACTACTTAAGGGCCACCCACAAAAAGACTGGTAAATTTatgttaatgaaaattatggtTGATGGCAAAATGAATCCCGAGTCAAGCAATGTCGACTTTATACAAGACGAAGATCTTAACAAAAGCCTGGGACATTAC tgtctAGAAATTTTGGAAGATCACGAAGAGGCATTTTTAAAAAGCTTCCAGTCACCTACACTGGACGAAAATTTagacatacaaatttgttcctCACAGTCCAAGTATTGTAAAGATGCTCCACTCCAGGAGGACTATGAATTTGATGATAAAGACGAACTGTGA